One stretch of bacterium DNA includes these proteins:
- a CDS encoding non-canonical purine NTP pyrophosphatase, whose protein sequence is MNVERRVLVLASRNPDKVREMRELCADGPWEVRSATDYPGLPEVVEDGTTILGNATRKALVAAAFTGEIAVADDTSLRVRALNDLPDVFAARFAGPGATYADNCRLLASLMGAVPDGCRHAAFQTAAVWVDPRPGAVDPAGAQAAAAVRWVHDPFRLAVHLADPGDADAYWDSLSDHRAVWASYRAVMGAPGVAPGADQPRLASVFAGLCDDARREAGGPAAPGALRLPDVRIWTATGPDDAAVPTRISPDGLPADAPGRAACAPVWLELSSHGRLHGTIAASPAGRAGFGYDPVFRPDGLDRTLAEMESGEKNAISHRGRALRRLLDAARKVYGPAA, encoded by the coding sequence ATGAACGTCGAACGGCGCGTCCTGGTGCTCGCGAGCCGCAACCCCGACAAGGTGCGCGAGATGCGCGAGCTTTGCGCGGACGGCCCCTGGGAGGTCCGTTCGGCGACCGACTACCCGGGCCTGCCGGAGGTCGTCGAGGACGGCACGACGATCCTGGGCAACGCCACGCGCAAGGCCCTGGTCGCGGCCGCGTTCACCGGCGAAATCGCCGTGGCCGACGACACGAGCCTGCGCGTCCGCGCCCTGAACGACCTGCCGGACGTGTTCGCCGCGCGCTTCGCCGGCCCCGGGGCGACCTACGCGGACAACTGCCGGCTGCTGGCCTCGCTGATGGGCGCGGTGCCCGACGGGTGCCGGCACGCCGCGTTCCAGACCGCGGCCGTCTGGGTGGACCCCCGTCCCGGCGCCGTGGACCCCGCGGGGGCGCAGGCCGCGGCGGCCGTGCGCTGGGTGCACGACCCGTTCCGCCTCGCGGTCCACCTCGCGGATCCCGGCGATGCCGACGCCTACTGGGACAGCCTGTCCGACCACCGCGCGGTGTGGGCGTCCTACCGCGCCGTGATGGGCGCCCCGGGCGTGGCGCCGGGCGCCGACCAGCCGCGGCTGGCGTCCGTGTTCGCGGGCCTCTGCGACGACGCGCGGCGCGAGGCCGGCGGCCCGGCCGCGCCGGGAGCGCTGCGCCTGCCCGATGTGCGGATCTGGACGGCGACCGGGCCCGACGACGCGGCGGTCCCGACCCGCATCAGCCCCGACGGCCTGCCGGCGGACGCCCCCGGCCGCGCCGCGTGCGCGCCGGTCTGGCTGGAACTGTCGTCGCACGGCCGCCTGCACGGGACGATCGCGGCCTCGCCCGCCGGCCGGGCCGGGTTCGGGTACGATCCGGTGTTCCGGCCCGACGGTCTGGACCGGACCCTCGCGGAGATGGAGTCCGGGGAGAAGAACGCGATCAGCCACCGGGGCCGCGCGCTGCGGCGGCTGCTCGACGCCGCGCGGAAGGTCTACGGGCCGGCGGCGTGA